CGCCGCCGAGCGCGGCCATGAGGTCACGCTGTTCGACGCCGCGGACGAGGTCGGCGGGCAGCTGAACATCGCCAAGCGGGTGCCGGGCAAGGAGGAGTTCGAGGAGACCCTGCGCTACTTCCGTACGCAGCTCGCGCGGCAGGGTGTGGAGGTCCGGCTGAACACGCCCGTGACGGCCGGGGACCTCGGTGCGTACGACGAGATCGTGGTCGCCACGGGGGTCACCCCGCGCACCCCGGAGATCGAGGGCATCGACCACCCGAGCGTCGTCAGCTACCTCGATGTGCTGCGCGACGGCGCGCCGGTCGGCGAGCGGGTGGCGATCCTGGGGGCCGGGGGCATCGGCTTCGATGTCGCGGAGTTCCTGACCGACGCCGGCGACGCGGCGAGCCAGGACCCGGAGACCTACTTCCGCTCCTGGGGCGTCGACACGGCGTACGGCGAGCGCGGCGGACTGCGGGCGCCCGAGCGCCCCGAGGCCCCGCGCCAGGTGCATCTGCTCCAGCGCAAGACGTCGAAGGTCGGCGCCGGGCTGGGCAAGACGACCGGCTGGATCCACCGTGCGGAGCTCCGGCACCGGGGCGTGACGACGGTCGCGGGGGCGACGTACGACCGGATCGACGACGAGGGCCTGCATGTCACCGTCGACGGCGCGGCCGGCACGCTCCCCGTGGACACGGTCGTGCTGTGCACCGGGCAGGAGCCGCGCCGGGATCTGTACGAGGAGCTGCGGGCCGAGGGGCGCGCCGTGCACCTCATCGGCGGTGCGGATGTCGCCGCGGAGCTGGACGCCAAGCGCGCCATCAAGCAGGGGACGGAGCTGGCGGCGACCCTGTGACCTGCTGCCGCCTGCCTAGGATTGCCGCATGTCACTCCCGCACGCCATCCTCACCGCCCTGCTGGAGAAGCCGTCGTCGGGGCTGTCGCTGACCCGAAGGTTCGACCGGTCGATCGGCTACTTCTGGTCGGCCACCCATCAGCAGATCTATCGCGAGCTGGGAAAGCTGGAGCAGGCCGGGTTCATCCGGGCACTGCCCAGCGACCAGCCCTCCCGCGGGCAGAAGAAGGAGTTCGAGGTGCTGCCCGCGGGACGGACCGAGCTGACCCGCTGGGCGTCCGGCGAGCAGGACTCCAAGCCCATCCGGGACGCACTGCTGCTGCGGATGCGGGCCTCGGCCGTCGTGGGACGGGCCGGGCTCGACGAGGAGCTGCGGCGGCATCTGACGCAGCACCGGGGGCAGTTGGCGGAGTACCAGGACATCGAGGGCCGCGACTTCGGGGCCGCGGCCGGCCCGGAGGACCGGTTGCGGCGGCTCGTGCTGCGGGCCGGGATCGGCCTGGAGACGTTCTGGGTCCAGTGGCTGGAGGAGGCGTTGGCGGAGGTGACGGACATGGACGCCGCCGAGGGGACCGGGGACGGCTCGGGTGGGTGAGCCGACTCCGGCAGGGTGCGGGCACGGCGTGGGGCGGCCGGCCCCGGGGGAAGTCCCGGGGCCGGCCGCCCTGTTGTGTGCCGGTCGGTGGTCAGCAGTTGTCGTAGATGAGGGCGCGCACCAGACGGCAGGTCGTGTCGGAGGGGGTGTGGACCCCGATGTCGGCCGCGGTGCTGCGGATCTTGCGGTTGTGGGCCTGCTCGGGGCGGTAGACGCCGGTGTCGAGCAGGGCTATGGCCAGCCGCATGGCCTTCAGGCGGCGGTTGTGCGATTCGTACCGTTCGCGCGGCCATCCGGCGGGCAGCGGCCTCTTGGGCAGCGGGTGGGCCGGGGGCGGCTTCGTCATGAGCGTGGCAGCGGCCATCGGCGACCTCCTGGAGCGTGGATGAACCCTCACTGACTGGTTCCCATTCTACTGGCCACCACTGACAAAAGCCCCTGGCCAGGAGGGATTTGAGGCTTTGAGGAGGGGCCGACGCGCGCCCGTCGGGACAGCCTCCGGGACGGTCTCCCCGGCGGCCGCCGTCAGGCCGGCACGGTCGTCGCGCGGAGCAGGTTTTTGTCCGGTTTGCCGACAGGTGTGAGGGGGATGGCGTCGAGGACGTGGACGGCGGCCGGGGTGTACAGGGCACCCTTGTGCTCGGTGACGAAGGCGCGGAGGCCGGCGGTGTCCACACGGCGGCCCGGGGCGGCGACGACCGCGGCATGCACCTCCTCGGTGTCGTCCGCCCCGAGCACCCCGTAGACGGCGCACTGGGCGACCGCCGGATGGGTGTGCAGCAGGTCCTCGACCTCCGCCGGGTGGACATGGCCGCCCACGACGATGATCAGGTCCTTGACCCGGTCGACGAGGTAGAGCCGGCCCTCCTCGTCCAGCACGCCGACATCGCCGGTGCGCAGCCAGCCGTCGTCGTGCAGCACCTGCGCGGTCAGCTCGGGCTGCTTCCAGTAGCCGGTCATCACGCCCGCGGAGCGTACGTGGACCTCGCCCTGCTCCCCCGTCGGCAGCTCCCGCCCGTCCGCGTCCCGGACGGCGAGCGTCACGCCGGGCAGCGGGCGGCCCACGGTGATCCGCCCGCCGGGACCGGTCGGGACATGGTCCTCCGGACGGGCCTCGGTGATCGACATCGCCTCGGCCTGGCCGTACAGCCCGAACAGGACCGGGCCGAAGACCTCGGCGGCCTGCGCCAGCCGTGTCGGTGAGGCCGCGCAGCCGCCGTAGGAGATGCGGGTGAGGGAGCTGAGGTCGGTGGTGGGGAGGGTGGGGTCGTCGAGGAGCCGGTAGAGGAGCGGGGGCAGCAGCCACAGGTGGGTGATGCGGTGGCGGGCGACGGCGGCGAGTACGGCGGTGGGGTCGAAGGCGCGGTGCAGGACGACGGTGCCGCCGGCCACGAGCGTGGCATCGGCCAAGATGCCCGCGAGGTGGGCGAGCGGTGTGCAGGCCAGGAAGCGGGGCGGCTCGCCGGCGGCCTCCATGCGGTGGTGGATCAGCATCCCGGCATACGGGGCGTGCCCCATCCGGACCCCCTTGGGTATGCCGGTCGTGCCGCCGGTGTGCCGGATGCACCAGTCGTCCTCGGGCCGGGCGGCGCTCTGCACCTCGGGGGTGGCGGGGAGTGCGGCACAGGCGGCGAGCAGGTCGGCGCCCGGACCGGGGGCCCCCTCCCCCAGGGTCATGACCTCGGGGAGCGGGCCCCGGGTGTGGTGGAGCAGCGCCCGTGCGGTGTCGTGGAGGGCCGGGTCGACCAGGAGCAGGGCGGCCTCCGCGCTCGTGGCGATCCGGGCCAGGGTCTCGGCGGCCATGCCGTCGTAGAGGAAGACCACGCGGGCGCCGAGGAGCCCCGCGGCGTAGCGGGCGGCGAGGACCTCGGGGCGGTTGCCGCCGAGGAGACAGACGGTCCGGCCGCGGCCGATGCCCCGGCCGGCGAGCACCGCCGCCATGCGGTGGACGGTGGCATGTAAGGCGCCTGCGGTGACTTCCTCGCCGCCGTCCACGGTCACCGCGGTACGGGACGGGTCACGGGCGAGGGCGGCGAGGAGGGCGTCGGTATAGCTGGTGAAGCCGGTGGTGGGCGTCATGGCAGCGGGTTCCTTCGGGCCGGTGGCGGGTGCGTGACGAAGGGGTCACGCCCATGACGCTACGGACGTTCGCTCATGCCCTCCACGACCAATTTCGCCATGAAGTCATGACCCGTGAGGCATGAGAGAGGGGAGCGATTCCTCCGCCGCCGCCAGGATTTCGGTGACCCGGAGGCCGAAGTGGATATCGCAGGCGTTGGGCAGTCCGGTCTCGGCGGCGGTGAGCAGGGCGTCGACGGCGTGGCGGTAGGCCACGTCGGGGCCGTCCTGGCGGCGGGGCAGGGAGGTGACGCCCGCGGTGCCGCGGAGGGTGACCTCGACGCCCGCCGCCGCGGCGGGCGCGGTCAGGCCGACGGTCGCCGAACTGGCCGCGCCACTGCCGTGACGCATCGTCAGCAGCACCGCGTCGGCCGGGCCCCGGGTCGCGGTGACCGCTTCCGCGTCGCCGAGCACCGGCAGCAGCACCGACAGCGCATGCGGGCCGACGTCCCACAGGCCGCCCTTCTCGCGGCGCCAGGGCGAGTCGGCGTACGGGCTGGAGCTGTCGTCGGCGAAGACCGAGCCGAGCCAGTCGGCATGCGCGGTGAACCAGCCACCGACCGCGGCCTGGGCGGCGATCCACTCCCCCTCCTGCTCCCCGAAGCGCGCCGTGAAGAAGACCACCGAGGCGATGCCCGCCCGGTCGGCGGCCGTGGCGACGGCGCGCGCCTCGGCCACGGAGGTGGCCACCGGCTTGTCCAGGAGGAGATGGCAGCCGGCCTCGGCGGCGCGGACCGCCAACGGGGCCTGCACGGACGGCGGCAGGGCGATCGCGACGGCGTCGCAGGCCTCGAACAGCTCGTCGGGGGTCTCGTACGGGTGGGTGCGGTGGACCTGGGCCAGCGCGGCGGCCGCCTCCGGTCTGCGCCCCCAGACGCCGGTGAACTCGACGCCGGGGTGCGCGGCGAGGGCGGGGGCGTGGACGCTCCGCGCCCAGGGTCCGGTGCCGAGAAGTCCGATGCGCGGGGTCGTCATGGGGCCAGTGTCTCGCGGGGTGCGGGCCGGGGCGCCGATTTCGCCCCGGCCGCGCCGAGGGCCGAGGGCCGAGGGCCGAGGGGCCGGCCGGTGGCGCTCCGCGCACGCACGTCGTACGGTGCCGCAGAAGCGTCCCCCTAATGCCTCCGCCACATCGGAATGATGTGACGACCGGCACATCCACACCGGAAATCCCAGGCAACTCGGGTGGAAAACCTTAGGAACGCCGGGATGTCCGGCTCGGTAACCTGTGGTTCACAAACGGGCAACGGACGAGAAATAGCGCGTTGCGAGAGTGCGGCGGTACGCCCGCACCGTACCCCGCACCCCCGTGAAGAGGACCCCGTGAGCATCAAGGCCGAGTACATCTGGATCGACGGCACGCAGCCGACCGCCAAGCTCCGCTCCAAGACCAGGATTCTGACCGACGGCAGCAAGCTGCCCCGGTGGGGCTTCGACGGGTCCAGCACGAACCAGGCCGAAGGCCACGCCTCGGACCTGGTGCTGGAGCCGGTCT
This Streptomyces decoyicus DNA region includes the following protein-coding sequences:
- a CDS encoding PadR family transcriptional regulator, translating into MSLPHAILTALLEKPSSGLSLTRRFDRSIGYFWSATHQQIYRELGKLEQAGFIRALPSDQPSRGQKKEFEVLPAGRTELTRWASGEQDSKPIRDALLLRMRASAVVGRAGLDEELRRHLTQHRGQLAEYQDIEGRDFGAAAGPEDRLRRLVLRAGIGLETFWVQWLEEALAEVTDMDAAEGTGDGSGG
- a CDS encoding Gfo/Idh/MocA family protein, which produces MTTPRIGLLGTGPWARSVHAPALAAHPGVEFTGVWGRRPEAAAALAQVHRTHPYETPDELFEACDAVAIALPPSVQAPLAVRAAEAGCHLLLDKPVATSVAEARAVATAADRAGIASVVFFTARFGEQEGEWIAAQAAVGGWFTAHADWLGSVFADDSSSPYADSPWRREKGGLWDVGPHALSVLLPVLGDAEAVTATRGPADAVLLTMRHGSGAASSATVGLTAPAAAAGVEVTLRGTAGVTSLPRRQDGPDVAYRHAVDALLTAAETGLPNACDIHFGLRVTEILAAAEESLPSLMPHGS
- a CDS encoding AMP-binding protein, whose translation is MTPTTGFTSYTDALLAALARDPSRTAVTVDGGEEVTAGALHATVHRMAAVLAGRGIGRGRTVCLLGGNRPEVLAARYAAGLLGARVVFLYDGMAAETLARIATSAEAALLLVDPALHDTARALLHHTRGPLPEVMTLGEGAPGPGADLLAACAALPATPEVQSAARPEDDWCIRHTGGTTGIPKGVRMGHAPYAGMLIHHRMEAAGEPPRFLACTPLAHLAGILADATLVAGGTVVLHRAFDPTAVLAAVARHRITHLWLLPPLLYRLLDDPTLPTTDLSSLTRISYGGCAASPTRLAQAAEVFGPVLFGLYGQAEAMSITEARPEDHVPTGPGGRITVGRPLPGVTLAVRDADGRELPTGEQGEVHVRSAGVMTGYWKQPELTAQVLHDDGWLRTGDVGVLDEEGRLYLVDRVKDLIIVVGGHVHPAEVEDLLHTHPAVAQCAVYGVLGADDTEEVHAAVVAAPGRRVDTAGLRAFVTEHKGALYTPAAVHVLDAIPLTPVGKPDKNLLRATTVPA